One region of Roseovarius faecimaris genomic DNA includes:
- a CDS encoding ETC complex I subunit — MPARIYKPARNAMQSGTAKTRHWVLEYVSETARAVDPLMGWTSNDDTQTQVRLRFDSKEAALDYAQAHGIDAVVQEPKPRKPNIRPGGYGDNFATNRRGAWTH; from the coding sequence ATGCCCGCACGGATTTACAAACCGGCCCGTAACGCCATGCAGTCTGGCACGGCCAAGACCAGGCATTGGGTGCTTGAATATGTCTCGGAAACCGCGCGCGCGGTGGACCCGCTGATGGGCTGGACTTCCAACGACGACACGCAGACCCAGGTGCGCCTGCGCTTCGACAGCAAGGAGGCGGCGCTGGATTATGCCCAAGCGCATGGCATCGACGCCGTGGTGCAGGAGCCGAAGCCGCGCAAGCCCAACATCCGCCCGGGCGGGTATGGCGATAACTTCGCGACCAACCGGCGCGGTGCCTGGACCCACTGA
- the ppk2 gene encoding polyphosphate kinase 2 produces MTSTSKTATKPAAQPDPITDVGLPEMPETPSVIEAFETGEYPYQVKMGRREYEEQKAQLQAELLKVQLWAQETGEKFVLLFEGRDAAGKGGTIKRFTEHMNPRTARVVALNKPTDEERGQWFFQRYINHLPTSGEMVLYDRSWYNRAGVERVMGFCEPTQYLEFMRQTPDFERMLTRSGIRLYKYWFSVTQDEQRRRFASRETDPLKQWKLSPIDKASLDKWDDYTEAKEAMFFYTDTADAPWTVIKSNDKKRARINCMRHFLASLDYPGKDEEIVGQPDPLIVAAAHHVIHNSQHILGAALHPDQRKAR; encoded by the coding sequence ATGACATCCACAAGCAAGACTGCCACGAAACCCGCCGCGCAGCCTGACCCCATCACCGACGTCGGCCTGCCGGAGATGCCGGAAACTCCGAGTGTCATCGAAGCCTTCGAAACCGGCGAATATCCCTATCAGGTCAAGATGGGGCGTCGGGAATATGAGGAACAGAAGGCACAGCTTCAGGCCGAGCTTCTGAAAGTGCAGCTCTGGGCGCAGGAGACGGGGGAGAAGTTCGTCTTGCTTTTTGAAGGGCGTGACGCCGCCGGCAAAGGGGGCACGATCAAGCGCTTCACCGAACATATGAACCCGCGCACCGCCCGCGTCGTGGCGCTCAACAAACCCACGGATGAAGAGCGGGGTCAGTGGTTTTTCCAACGATATATCAATCATTTGCCCACGTCTGGTGAAATGGTGCTCTATGACCGCTCCTGGTATAACCGTGCCGGTGTGGAACGGGTGATGGGCTTTTGCGAGCCGACGCAATACCTGGAATTCATGCGCCAGACGCCTGATTTTGAAAGGATGCTGACCCGCTCGGGCATCCGGCTGTATAAATATTGGTTCTCGGTGACGCAGGACGAACAGCGCCGCCGCTTCGCCAGCCGTGAAACGGACCCGCTGAAGCAGTGGAAGCTGAGCCCGATCGACAAGGCGAGCCTTGATAAATGGGATGACTACACCGAGGCGAAAGAGGCGATGTTTTTCTATACGGACACGGCGGATGCGCCCTGGACGGTGATCAAGTCAAATGACAAGAAACGTGCCCGGATCAACTGCATGCGTCATTTCCTGGCCTCGCTCGACTATCCCGGCAAGGACGAAGAGATTGTTGGCCAGCCCGATCCGCTGATCGTCGCCGCCGCGCATCATGTGATCCACAACAGCCAGCATATTCTGGGCGCGGCCCTGCATCCGGATCAACGCAAGGCCCGCTGA
- a CDS encoding VOC family protein — protein sequence MALRYLHTMVRVKDLEKSMAFFELLGLKETRRWDNEGGRFTLVFMAPPGQEDCPVELTYNWDGDEGLPSDSRHFGHLAYRVDNIYEICQTLMDNGVTINRPPRDGHMAFVRSPDNISIELLQEGENLPPQEPWASMENTGHW from the coding sequence ATGGCATTGCGATATCTACATACGATGGTGCGGGTGAAGGACCTGGAAAAATCCATGGCGTTTTTCGAACTGCTCGGCCTGAAGGAAACCCGGCGTTGGGATAACGAGGGCGGGCGGTTTACGCTGGTCTTCATGGCCCCTCCGGGACAAGAGGACTGCCCGGTCGAGCTGACCTATAACTGGGACGGCGATGAAGGCCTGCCCTCCGACAGCCGCCATTTTGGCCATCTCGCCTATCGCGTGGATAATATTTACGAGATATGTCAGACCCTTATGGACAATGGAGTGACGATCAACCGCCCCCCACGCGACGGGCATATGGCTTTTGTGCGCAGCCCTGACAATATCTCTATCGAGCTGTTGCAGGAGGGCGAGAACCTGCCCCCGCAAGAGCCATGGGCCAGCATGGAGAACACAGGCCATTGGTAA
- a CDS encoding pyridoxal phosphate-dependent aminotransferase has translation MTFLSATLSRVKPSPTIAVSTKANEMKAAGQDVIGLGAGEPDFPTPANIAEAGIQAIRDGKTKYTAPDGIIELKQAICDKFRRDNGLSYSTDQVSIGTGGKQILYNALMATLNPGDEVVIPAPYWVSYPDMVLLSGGEPVIAEASLETKFKLTPEALEAAITPKTKWFIFNSPSNPTGAGYSRDELKALTDVLMRHPHVWVMTDDMYEHLAYDGFEFCTPAQVEPGLYDRTLTCNGVSKAYAMTGWRIGYAAGPKALIGAMRKIQSQSTSNPCTVSQWAAVEALNGTQDFIASNNEVFKRRRNLVVDMLNAADGITCPTPEGAFYVYPSIAGLIGKSTAKGTVIENDEVFATALLEETGVAVVFGAAFGLSPNFRVSYATSDENLKEACSRIQRFCANLT, from the coding sequence ATGACCTTCCTGTCCGCGACATTATCTCGCGTCAAACCGTCCCCGACCATCGCCGTTTCAACCAAAGCGAATGAGATGAAGGCCGCAGGTCAGGATGTCATCGGTCTTGGTGCCGGCGAGCCGGACTTTCCGACCCCGGCCAATATCGCCGAGGCAGGTATCCAGGCCATTCGCGACGGCAAGACGAAATACACCGCTCCGGACGGGATTATCGAACTGAAGCAGGCGATCTGCGACAAGTTCCGGCGCGACAACGGGCTCAGCTACAGCACAGATCAGGTCAGCATCGGCACGGGAGGCAAACAGATCCTCTATAACGCGCTGATGGCCACGCTGAACCCCGGCGACGAGGTGGTGATCCCTGCCCCCTATTGGGTCAGCTATCCCGATATGGTCCTGCTGTCAGGGGGCGAGCCGGTGATTGCCGAAGCCTCGCTTGAGACAAAGTTCAAGCTTACTCCCGAGGCGCTTGAGGCGGCGATCACGCCAAAGACCAAGTGGTTCATCTTCAACTCTCCCTCGAACCCGACCGGCGCCGGCTATAGCCGCGACGAGCTTAAGGCGCTGACCGACGTGCTGATGCGTCATCCCCATGTCTGGGTGATGACCGACGATATGTATGAGCACCTCGCCTATGACGGGTTCGAGTTCTGCACCCCGGCACAGGTAGAGCCCGGGCTCTATGACCGCACACTCACCTGCAACGGCGTCAGCAAGGCCTATGCGATGACCGGCTGGCGCATCGGCTATGCGGCCGGCCCGAAAGCCCTTATCGGGGCAATGCGGAAAATTCAGTCGCAGAGCACCTCAAACCCCTGCACGGTCAGCCAATGGGCCGCTGTCGAGGCGCTCAACGGCACGCAGGATTTCATTGCCAGCAACAACGAGGTCTTCAAACGCCGCCGTAATCTGGTGGTGGATATGCTGAACGCCGCGGACGGCATCACCTGCCCCACCCCGGAGGGTGCGTTCTATGTCTACCCCTCCATTGCCGGACTGATCGGCAAATCCACGGCCAAAGGGACCGTTATCGAGAATGATGAAGTCTTTGCCACGGCCCTGCTGGAAGAGACCGGCGTTGCGGTGGTCTTCGGCGCGGCCTTTGGCCTCTCGCCGAATTTTCGGGTGAGCTATGCCACCTCGGACGAGAACCTGAAAGAGGCCTGTAGCCGCATTCAGCGCTTCTGTGCGAACCTGACATAA
- a CDS encoding succinate dehydrogenase assembly factor 2, with translation MTETEETRLKRLRMRSMRRGIKEMDIILTRFADARLAAMSSGELDVYERLLEENDQDLYQWVTGQAPSPEDLSALIDDIASLVEARQG, from the coding sequence TTGACTGAAACCGAAGAGACGCGGCTCAAGCGGCTGCGCATGCGCTCGATGCGGCGCGGGATCAAGGAGATGGATATCATCCTGACCCGCTTTGCCGATGCGCGGCTGGCTGCGATGTCCTCCGGGGAACTCGATGTCTATGAGCGCCTGCTTGAGGAAAACGACCAGGATCTCTACCAGTGGGTGACAGGGCAGGCCCCGTCACCCGAAGATCTCAGCGCGCTCATTGATGATATCGCCTCTCTGGTAGAGGCGCGCCAGGGCTGA
- a CDS encoding arsenate reductase family protein: MILYGLKSCDTCRKALKSLPEATFVDVRAEGVPDQVLKSAYADLGSALLNTRSTTWRELSDEARGQEPIELLKAHPTVMKRPLIEADGRFYLGWTKATQEALLN; encoded by the coding sequence ATGATCCTGTATGGACTCAAAAGCTGCGACACCTGTCGTAAGGCGCTGAAATCATTGCCAGAGGCGACATTCGTCGATGTCCGCGCAGAGGGCGTGCCCGATCAGGTGCTAAAATCCGCCTATGCTGATTTGGGCAGCGCCTTGCTGAATACGCGCTCAACCACATGGCGGGAGTTGAGCGATGAGGCGCGCGGTCAGGAACCGATCGAACTGCTGAAAGCGCATCCGACCGTGATGAAGCGCCCGCTGATCGAGGCAGACGGACGCTTCTATCTTGGCTGGACCAAGGCCACGCAGGAGGCCCTGCTGAACTAG
- a CDS encoding MATE family efflux transporter: MHSLTHHMRAHLRLGLPLIGSHIAQLSITLTDAMMLGWYDVETLGAQVLASEVFFVLFIFGSGFALAVMPMVASAEAAGDGAQVRRVTRMGAWASVLFGLAILPVFLSGRAMFLALGQEPLIADLGGAYLAIAGFGIIPALLVMVLKSFLSALERTQIVLWVTVGAVGLNMVLNYALIFGNWGMPELGIRGAAIASVAVNTASFLALALYAARKTPEHALFQRVWRPDWEAFGQVFRLGAPIGVTMLAESALFMASSIMMGWISALALAAHGIALMIASVTFMLYLGLANAATVRAGQAWGLRDIANLRQGAKAVTLLVGGIAVVTVTIFLTMPEPLIILFMDPDEPNREAVLAMGVVLMAGAALFQFMDAAQALALGLLRGVHDTKVPMWIAAFSYWCVGVTASYVLGFTLDLGGIGIWLGLAIGLAFAAVLLMGRFWIWTARSDRMAAVG, encoded by the coding sequence ATGCACTCTCTGACCCATCATATGCGTGCGCATCTGCGCCTTGGTCTGCCGCTGATCGGCAGCCATATCGCGCAGCTGTCGATCACGCTGACCGATGCGATGATGCTGGGCTGGTACGACGTGGAGACGCTGGGCGCGCAGGTGCTGGCCTCCGAGGTCTTTTTCGTCCTCTTCATCTTCGGCTCGGGTTTCGCACTGGCGGTGATGCCCATGGTCGCCTCGGCGGAGGCCGCGGGCGACGGTGCGCAGGTGCGACGGGTCACGCGCATGGGGGCCTGGGCCTCGGTGCTTTTCGGGCTGGCGATCCTGCCGGTGTTCCTGTCGGGGCGGGCGATGTTCCTGGCGCTGGGACAAGAGCCGCTGATCGCCGATCTGGGTGGGGCTTATCTGGCCATTGCGGGGTTCGGGATCATCCCGGCGTTGCTGGTTATGGTGCTCAAATCGTTCCTGTCTGCCCTGGAGCGCACGCAGATCGTGCTGTGGGTCACGGTCGGGGCGGTCGGGCTGAACATGGTGCTGAACTATGCGCTGATCTTCGGCAACTGGGGAATGCCCGAGCTGGGGATCCGGGGTGCGGCGATTGCGTCAGTCGCGGTCAACACCGCGTCCTTCCTGGCCCTGGCGCTCTATGCTGCGCGCAAGACACCGGAACATGCCCTGTTTCAGCGGGTCTGGCGGCCGGATTGGGAGGCGTTCGGGCAGGTGTTTCGCCTTGGCGCGCCCATTGGGGTAACCATGCTGGCCGAATCCGCGCTGTTCATGGCGTCCTCGATCATGATGGGCTGGATCAGCGCGCTGGCGCTGGCGGCCCACGGGATCGCTCTGATGATCGCGTCGGTGACCTTCATGCTTTATCTCGGGCTTGCCAATGCCGCGACGGTGCGTGCCGGTCAGGCCTGGGGGCTGCGCGACATTGCCAATCTCCGGCAAGGGGCCAAGGCGGTGACCTTGCTTGTGGGCGGAATTGCGGTGGTGACCGTGACAATCTTCCTGACCATGCCCGAGCCCCTGATCATTCTCTTCATGGACCCCGATGAACCCAATCGCGAGGCGGTGCTGGCGATGGGTGTCGTTCTGATGGCCGGAGCGGCGCTGTTTCAGTTCATGGATGCGGCACAAGCGCTGGCGCTCGGGTTGCTGCGCGGGGTGCATGACACAAAGGTGCCGATGTGGATCGCCGCGTTCAGCTATTGGTGCGTGGGAGTAACAGCCAGCTATGTGCTGGGATTCACTCTTGATCTGGGCGGGATCGGCATCTGGCTGGGTCTTGCCATCGGGCTTGCCTTTGCTGCGGTGCTGCTGATGGGGCGGTTCTGGATCTGGACCGCGCGTTCAGACCGGATGGCGGCTGTGGGGTGA
- a CDS encoding DNA-binding domain-containing protein yields the protein MTVSQTRFHTALLDPDQPVPDGLSDGLGQPAGRRFAVYRNNVASSLTEALEISFPVIQKLIGAQNFKALSGVFLRQHPPKVPMLSQYGDEMPGFLEGFKPLENIGYLPDVARLEQAIRTSYHAADAAPIDTGTLQSLTPEEMAAARFAFAPSARLVRSPWPIHGIWTFNMEDGAPKPQNRGESVLILRAEFDPELHLLSEAAAECIAALMAGASLSDANDTALSQEAAFDLGGLLGLLLTNRAITEITIGDA from the coding sequence ATGACCGTCTCACAGACCCGTTTCCACACCGCGTTGCTCGACCCCGATCAGCCGGTCCCGGACGGGCTGTCCGATGGGCTGGGTCAGCCCGCCGGTCGCCGCTTTGCGGTTTATCGCAACAACGTGGCCTCTTCTCTGACCGAAGCTCTAGAGATCAGTTTTCCGGTCATCCAGAAGCTGATCGGCGCGCAGAACTTCAAGGCATTATCGGGCGTGTTCCTGCGCCAGCACCCGCCCAAAGTCCCGATGCTCAGCCAATATGGCGATGAAATGCCGGGCTTTCTCGAAGGCTTCAAGCCCTTGGAAAACATCGGATATCTTCCGGATGTGGCGCGGCTGGAACAGGCGATCCGCACCTCCTATCATGCCGCTGACGCAGCTCCGATCGATACGGGAACGCTGCAATCTCTGACACCGGAAGAGATGGCGGCCGCGCGTTTTGCCTTCGCCCCGTCCGCCCGGCTTGTCCGGTCGCCCTGGCCGATCCACGGCATCTGGACTTTCAACATGGAAGACGGAGCACCGAAACCGCAGAACCGGGGCGAATCCGTGCTGATCCTGCGCGCGGAGTTCGATCCCGAATTGCACCTGCTGAGCGAGGCGGCGGCAGAGTGTATCGCGGCCCTGATGGCAGGTGCCAGCCTGTCGGACGCCAATGATACCGCGCTGTCGCAAGAGGCCGCTTTTGACCTTGGCGGGTTGCTGGGCCTGCTTCTGACCAATCGCGCCATCACCGAGATCACCATTGGAGACGCCTAG
- a CDS encoding DoxX family protein has protein sequence MNALISLHNSVFERLERAEWLLPTLARLVFVAVLFIYYWNSATLKIDGSIFSPSAGAFGQMFPKAAEEALYNVEALTGFQRLVIFAGTVAEFVLPVLILIGLLTRLAALGTIGFVFVQTVVDVTGHGAKLGTLFDTSIGLIDERVMWIFLLIVIAVKGAGPLSLDRLLSRKSA, from the coding sequence ATGAACGCCCTGATTTCACTGCACAATTCTGTTTTTGAGCGGCTTGAACGGGCCGAGTGGCTCTTGCCCACCCTGGCGCGTCTGGTCTTTGTCGCGGTGCTGTTCATCTATTACTGGAATTCCGCCACGCTGAAGATTGACGGGTCCATCTTTTCGCCCTCGGCGGGGGCGTTCGGGCAGATGTTTCCCAAAGCCGCCGAAGAGGCGCTTTACAATGTCGAGGCGCTGACGGGGTTCCAACGGCTTGTCATCTTTGCCGGCACAGTGGCCGAGTTCGTGCTGCCGGTTCTGATCCTGATCGGGCTGCTCACCCGGCTCGCGGCACTGGGCACCATTGGGTTTGTCTTTGTGCAGACGGTCGTGGATGTGACCGGCCACGGGGCAAAGCTGGGCACGCTTTTTGACACCAGCATCGGGCTGATCGACGAGCGGGTGATGTGGATCTTCCTGCTGATCGTGATCGCGGTGAAGGGGGCCGGGCCGCTTTCGCTCGACCGGCTGCTATCGCGCAAATCCGCCTAG
- a CDS encoding MarR family winged helix-turn-helix transcriptional regulator, with product MSVHSDISPPVDQRSFMAGYLDALALVERLHRLLLDVIKDEFERVNVLEINAVQALLLFNIGENEVTAGELKTRGYYQGSNVSYNLKKLVEMGYMHHQRCDVDRRSVRVRLTEKGRGVRDVVAHLFERHAEGLQSKGVLGADGIDQITGSLRRVERYWTDQIRYIY from the coding sequence ATGAGTGTGCATTCGGATATCAGCCCCCCGGTGGATCAACGGAGTTTCATGGCGGGCTATCTCGATGCGTTGGCCCTGGTGGAGCGTCTGCACCGCCTGTTGCTCGACGTGATCAAGGATGAGTTTGAACGGGTCAATGTGCTGGAGATCAACGCCGTTCAGGCGCTTTTGTTGTTCAACATCGGCGAAAATGAAGTGACCGCGGGCGAGCTGAAGACGCGCGGCTACTATCAGGGCTCCAATGTCAGCTATAATCTGAAGAAGCTGGTGGAGATGGGCTATATGCATCATCAGCGCTGTGATGTGGACCGCCGCTCGGTCCGGGTCCGGCTGACAGAGAAGGGCCGCGGAGTGCGCGATGTGGTGGCCCATCTTTTTGAACGTCATGCGGAAGGGCTGCAATCCAAAGGGGTCCTTGGCGCGGATGGCATCGACCAGATCACCGGCTCCCTGCGCCGGGTCGAACGCTATTGGACCGACCAGATCCGCTATATCTACTGA
- a CDS encoding thymidylate synthase, protein MQQYHDALRTVLDHGEKSTDRTGTGTLSYFGLQSRYPLADGFPLVTTKKLHLRSIVHELLWFLSGDTNIRYLQENGVTIWDEWADENGDLGPVYGHQWRHFPTAAGEVDQIAKLVEAIQKTPDSRRLIVSAWNPGEVDQMALPPCHTLWQVRITGGKLHLQLYQRSADMFLGVPFNIASYALLLAMLAHVTGYEPGDFVHSIGDAHIYSNHMEQVETQLARTPGPLPTLRIKRDVGSIFDFRYDDFEFEGYAPQPAIKAPVAV, encoded by the coding sequence GTGCAGCAATATCACGACGCCCTGCGCACCGTGCTCGATCATGGTGAAAAAAGCACCGACCGGACCGGCACCGGAACCCTCTCGTATTTCGGCCTGCAAAGCCGTTATCCGCTTGCCGATGGTTTTCCTCTCGTGACCACGAAAAAGCTGCATCTGCGCTCCATCGTGCATGAGCTTCTTTGGTTTCTGTCAGGGGACACGAATATTCGCTACCTGCAGGAAAACGGCGTGACGATCTGGGATGAGTGGGCCGATGAAAACGGCGATCTTGGCCCGGTTTATGGTCATCAATGGCGGCATTTCCCGACAGCGGCGGGCGAAGTGGATCAGATCGCCAAGCTGGTCGAGGCCATCCAGAAGACGCCCGACAGCCGCCGCCTGATCGTTTCGGCCTGGAACCCGGGGGAGGTGGATCAGATGGCGCTGCCGCCGTGCCATACGCTTTGGCAGGTGCGCATCACCGGGGGAAAACTGCATTTGCAGCTTTATCAGCGGTCAGCCGATATGTTCCTCGGTGTGCCGTTCAACATCGCCTCTTACGCGCTGTTGCTGGCGATGCTGGCGCATGTGACGGGCTATGAACCCGGGGACTTCGTTCATTCTATTGGCGACGCGCATATTTACTCCAACCACATGGAGCAGGTCGAAACTCAGCTCGCACGGACACCCGGTCCCCTGCCAACCCTTCGTATCAAGCGCGATGTGGGGTCTATCTTTGATTTTCGGTATGACGATTTCGAATTCGAAGGCTACGCGCCGCAGCCCGCCATCAAGGCGCCGGTGGCGGTATGA
- a CDS encoding helix-turn-helix domain-containing protein, with protein sequence MNTQPQDDWYDPEATTFGDRLSGAREEAGMTQQELAQRLGVKIKTLKAWEDDLSEPRANKLSMMAGMLNVSLSWLLTGEGEGPMDPAIGDLSPDVNMLLEEFRDLQNQMAATSDRLGRLERELRSTLKVEAID encoded by the coding sequence ATGAACACGCAACCTCAGGACGATTGGTACGATCCCGAGGCCACCACTTTCGGCGATCGCCTGTCGGGCGCGCGGGAAGAGGCGGGAATGACCCAGCAAGAACTGGCACAGCGTTTGGGGGTGAAAATCAAGACACTCAAGGCGTGGGAAGATGATCTGTCAGAGCCCCGCGCGAACAAGCTCTCGATGATGGCGGGTATGCTGAATGTATCGCTCTCTTGGTTGCTCACCGGCGAGGGCGAAGGGCCGATGGACCCCGCGATCGGAGATTTGTCGCCCGATGTGAATATGCTGCTGGAAGAGTTCCGCGATTTGCAGAACCAGATGGCGGCCACCAGCGACCGGCTGGGGCGGCTCGAGCGCGAACTGCGCAGCACGCTCAAGGTGGAAGCGATTGACTGA
- a CDS encoding DUF1194 domain-containing protein, whose product MTPVLRAFAVLVGLGVQSAEAACRQALALALDVSGSVDATEYRLQLDGLAHALSTPEVQAAILAMPDAPIRLFIYEWSGLYEQRVLLDWTELTTQDQIFAVANRLRTTQSAHINDPATAISPAMLFGADALAQQAGCWQKTLDISGDGPANVGKHPTDITDEQLGDIVVNALVIGLHSRSNTSKNLHNVKSLESYFRSFVLRGPGAFAEVAIDHADFAEAMKRKLLREISPPALSSLPQ is encoded by the coding sequence ATGACGCCGGTCTTGCGCGCCTTTGCGGTACTGGTCGGTCTTGGTGTGCAAAGCGCCGAAGCCGCCTGTCGCCAGGCCCTGGCGTTGGCGCTTGATGTCTCTGGGTCAGTCGATGCGACGGAGTACCGCCTGCAACTGGACGGGCTGGCCCATGCGCTGAGCACGCCCGAGGTTCAGGCCGCCATCCTTGCGATGCCAGACGCGCCGATCCGGCTTTTTATCTATGAATGGAGCGGGCTTTACGAGCAACGGGTCCTGCTGGACTGGACGGAACTGACCACGCAGGATCAGATCTTTGCCGTGGCCAACCGGCTCCGGACCACGCAGAGTGCGCATATCAATGACCCGGCCACCGCGATCAGCCCGGCCATGCTGTTTGGTGCGGATGCCCTCGCGCAGCAGGCGGGGTGCTGGCAGAAAACTCTGGATATTTCAGGCGATGGGCCTGCGAATGTGGGAAAGCACCCCACCGACATCACTGATGAGCAACTGGGCGATATCGTCGTCAACGCCCTCGTGATCGGGCTGCATAGCCGCTCGAACACCTCGAAGAACCTGCATAACGTGAAATCGCTCGAAAGCTATTTCCGCAGCTTTGTGCTGCGCGGCCCCGGGGCCTTTGCCGAGGTTGCCATTGATCATGCCGATTTTGCGGAGGCCATGAAACGCAAGCTTCTGCGTGAGATCAGCCCGCCTGCCCTGTCGTCTTTGCCTCAGTAG
- a CDS encoding dihydrofolate reductase, translating into MITLVVARARNGAIGKEGDIPWHAPEDLRAFQRETMGGALIMGRRTWESLPVKPLKGRMNSVISRDASLTEHVFDSVEAAVIASYGAGYTRVYGIGGARIYEEMLPLAHRLLLTEVELDVPDADAFFPPIDEGEWVEARRTLLREDGPPCLLRDLIRRP; encoded by the coding sequence ATGATCACGCTGGTGGTCGCGCGAGCCCGCAACGGGGCGATTGGCAAGGAGGGGGATATACCCTGGCATGCGCCCGAGGATCTTCGGGCGTTTCAGCGTGAAACCATGGGGGGTGCGCTGATCATGGGGCGCCGCACCTGGGAAAGTTTGCCGGTCAAGCCATTGAAGGGGCGTATGAATTCCGTGATTTCACGCGATGCGTCGCTGACCGAGCATGTGTTTGACAGTGTCGAAGCGGCGGTGATCGCGAGCTATGGCGCAGGCTATACGCGCGTGTACGGGATCGGCGGGGCGCGCATTTATGAGGAAATGCTGCCCCTGGCACACAGGCTCTTGCTGACCGAGGTTGAGCTTGACGTGCCGGACGCTGACGCGTTCTTCCCTCCTATTGACGAGGGCGAATGGGTCGAAGCCCGGCGCACATTGCTGCGCGAGGACGGCCCGCCCTGCCTCTTGCGCGACCTTATCCGCCGCCCGTAA
- a CDS encoding cold-shock protein translates to MPNGTVKWFNTTKGYGFIEPEGGGKDVFVHISAVERSGLTGLADNQKVSFELEEGRDGRQMAGDLKLL, encoded by the coding sequence ATGCCGAATGGCACCGTGAAATGGTTTAATACCACGAAAGGCTACGGCTTTATCGAACCTGAAGGAGGCGGAAAAGATGTGTTCGTGCATATTTCCGCTGTTGAAAGATCGGGACTGACGGGACTGGCCGACAATCAGAAGGTCAGTTTTGAGCTGGAAGAGGGCCGTGATGGCCGTCAGATGGCCGGCGATCTGAAGCTACTTTAA
- a CDS encoding DUF1194 domain-containing protein yields the protein MGQHGEHRPLVRAALLLLLGMSAAAWAEDIVLAQSVKAQDRCRLALALALDVSSSVDALEYDLQRVGLAAALDAPDVRHAILAGARGDVALAVYEWSGFNQQKLHLDWTLLRSHEDIDEAVRILARMERSHDDFPTAVGQALGYGATLLRRSPDCTRKVLDVSGDGVNNYGYGAEEAYANFPFDGVTVNGLAILTQDVDVLHYYQSQILRGTNAFVIAAQSFDDFRDAMTKKLYREVNDITLGSASHSDPDNEG from the coding sequence ATGGGCCAGCATGGAGAACACAGGCCATTGGTAAGGGCCGCGCTGCTTTTGCTGCTGGGGATGAGTGCCGCGGCCTGGGCGGAAGATATCGTCCTGGCCCAATCCGTAAAGGCGCAGGACCGGTGTCGGCTGGCGCTGGCGCTGGCGCTCGATGTCTCCTCTTCGGTGGATGCGCTGGAATATGATCTGCAGCGGGTCGGGCTTGCCGCGGCATTGGACGCGCCGGATGTACGTCACGCGATCCTTGCAGGGGCGCGCGGCGATGTGGCGCTTGCGGTCTATGAATGGAGCGGTTTCAACCAGCAGAAGCTGCACCTCGACTGGACCTTGCTGCGCAGTCACGAGGACATTGACGAGGCCGTGCGTATCCTGGCCAGAATGGAGCGCAGCCATGACGATTTTCCAACCGCGGTGGGCCAGGCGCTCGGCTATGGCGCCACCCTGCTCAGACGGTCTCCGGATTGTACACGCAAGGTGCTTGATGTGTCGGGCGATGGGGTCAACAATTATGGCTATGGCGCAGAGGAAGCCTATGCCAATTTCCCCTTTGACGGGGTGACGGTGAACGGGCTGGCGATCCTCACACAGGACGTGGATGTGCTGCATTACTATCAAAGCCAGATCCTGCGCGGGACCAATGCCTTTGTAATTGCCGCGCAGAGCTTTGACGATTTCAGGGATGCCATGACCAAGAAATTATATCGCGAAGTCAATGATATCACCCTGGGATCTGCATCGCATTCCGATCCGGACAACGAGGGATGA